In one Pleomorphomonas sp. T1.2MG-36 genomic region, the following are encoded:
- a CDS encoding methyl-accepting chemotaxis protein, translating to MSIQSIKVKIVALSVVCLVTTVAAVVGYGVFASNTVNEQTNTSVSQLLETKSREALLGVATTQAGDIRAEVDTAFAAARNMARAFEMMVEDDQSATPAELRRAQLNATLLNVLKDNPRFNGTYSAWVADGLDGNDAAFKGKATIGSDDTGRALPYWTRDGAGKIALQPLVEYDSRESHGNGLMKGGWFIGPQETGKESILAPLPYIVQGKAVYLATMSVPITVKGKFLGVAGADFDLSAIQKLAEAVNGQIYGGKGTVTIVTDKGLVVASSLDPTAIGGPMSKIDASWQEDMQTVASAKQLVTYDESNDRLRVFAPVPLGRTGMNWSVIIGVPRSVVMADASMLATETAAAQSESTSNQILVSMVVAFAGIIVMWLVSLSVSRPIQRLTAAMEGLAGRQTGIVVPGTNRKDEIGAMARTVGVIQDNAVIDAREASEQSAANDARIAAERKTAMARMADEFERSVGAIVGSVSSASTQLQSAAQTLTRNAEDTSVRSSEVAHASEEASANVNTVAAASEEMAVSVQEISRQVADSARMAASAVQEAIGTAKTVKELSDAAQRIGEIIDLIGNVAGQTNLLALNATIEAARAGEAGKGFAVVASEVKNLADQTAKATAQISAQISGIQSSTETAVTAIDSISKTIEQMDQIAALIASAVEEQAATTQGIAQNVQSASTGTAGVSRNIALVTQAASATSAAAEQVLSSSAELSQQSDMLKVQVSTFLTTVRAA from the coding sequence AGACATCCGGGCCGAAGTGGATACGGCCTTCGCCGCCGCCCGCAACATGGCGCGCGCCTTCGAGATGATGGTCGAGGACGATCAGTCCGCGACGCCGGCGGAACTGCGTCGAGCCCAGCTCAACGCCACGCTGCTCAACGTCCTCAAGGACAATCCTCGCTTCAACGGCACCTACAGCGCGTGGGTCGCCGATGGTCTCGACGGCAACGACGCCGCATTCAAGGGCAAGGCGACCATCGGCTCGGACGACACCGGGCGCGCCCTGCCCTACTGGACGCGTGACGGCGCCGGCAAGATCGCCCTTCAGCCGCTGGTCGAGTACGACAGCCGCGAGAGCCATGGCAACGGTCTCATGAAAGGCGGCTGGTTCATCGGCCCGCAAGAGACCGGCAAGGAAAGCATCCTGGCGCCGTTGCCCTATATCGTGCAGGGCAAGGCGGTGTATCTCGCGACGATGTCGGTTCCCATCACCGTCAAGGGCAAGTTCCTGGGCGTTGCCGGTGCCGACTTCGATCTGTCGGCCATCCAGAAGCTCGCCGAAGCGGTCAACGGACAGATCTATGGTGGCAAGGGCACCGTCACGATCGTGACCGACAAGGGTCTGGTCGTCGCCTCCAGCCTCGATCCGACGGCGATCGGCGGGCCGATGTCGAAAATCGACGCGTCCTGGCAAGAGGACATGCAAACGGTCGCATCGGCCAAGCAGCTCGTGACTTACGACGAATCCAACGATCGCCTGCGCGTGTTCGCGCCGGTCCCCCTCGGCCGAACCGGCATGAACTGGTCGGTGATCATCGGAGTTCCTCGTTCCGTCGTCATGGCCGACGCCAGCATGCTCGCGACCGAAACGGCCGCAGCGCAGAGTGAGAGCACCAGCAACCAGATCCTTGTGTCGATGGTGGTCGCCTTCGCCGGCATCATCGTCATGTGGCTGGTGTCGCTATCGGTGAGCAGGCCCATTCAGCGCCTGACCGCCGCCATGGAAGGCCTTGCGGGCCGCCAGACCGGCATCGTCGTGCCCGGCACCAACCGCAAGGACGAGATCGGCGCGATGGCGCGAACCGTCGGCGTCATTCAGGACAACGCCGTCATCGACGCCAGGGAGGCCAGCGAGCAGTCCGCGGCCAATGACGCGCGGATCGCTGCCGAGCGGAAGACCGCGATGGCCAGGATGGCCGACGAATTCGAGCGGTCCGTCGGAGCGATCGTCGGTTCGGTGTCCTCGGCGTCGACCCAGTTGCAGTCGGCCGCCCAGACCCTGACCCGCAACGCCGAGGACACCTCGGTGCGCTCCTCCGAAGTCGCCCACGCCTCCGAAGAGGCTTCGGCCAACGTCAACACGGTCGCCGCGGCGTCCGAGGAGATGGCGGTCTCGGTCCAGGAGATCAGCCGGCAGGTGGCCGATAGCGCCAGGATGGCGGCAAGCGCCGTGCAGGAAGCCATCGGAACGGCCAAGACGGTGAAGGAGCTCTCCGACGCCGCCCAGCGCATCGGCGAGATCATCGACCTGATCGGCAACGTCGCCGGACAGACCAATCTTCTGGCCCTCAACGCGACGATCGAGGCGGCCCGCGCCGGAGAAGCCGGAAAGGGCTTTGCGGTGGTGGCCTCCGAGGTCAAGAACCTCGCCGACCAGACGGCGAAGGCGACGGCGCAGATCAGCGCCCAGATTTCCGGGATCCAGTCGTCCACCGAGACGGCGGTCACAGCGATCGACAGCATCTCGAAGACGATCGAGCAGATGGACCAGATCGCGGCCCTGATCGCCTCGGCGGTGGAAGAACAGGCGGCGACGACGCAAGGCATTGCCCAGAACGTCCAGAGCGCGTCGACGGGCACGGCCGGCGTTTCCCGCAACATCGCCCTGGTGACCCAGGCAGCGTCCGCGACCAGCGCCGCCGCCGAGCAGGTCCTGAGTTCCTCGGCGGAGCTGTCCCAGCAGTCGGACATGCTCAAGGTGCAGGTCAGCACCTTCCTGACGACCGTCAGAGCCGCCTGA
- a CDS encoding HesA/MoeB/ThiF family protein: MTLSQDEVRRYSRHLLLRDVGGPGQQKLKAARVLCVGAGGLGSPIIEYLAAAGVGTLGLVDDDVVSLSNLQRQVVHSTANVGKPKVESAAERIAALNPHVTTELFPVRLDGDNVAGIVERFDVVVDGTDNFQTRFLVADAAYALQKPLVTAAVQEFYGSVTTLQPYLSGDDGRPLPSWRCLMPHEPQGDVPTCAQVGILGAVVGVLGTLAACEVLKLITGVGTPLIGRLLMVDIRDMRVDSIGYKRRPDTVPPTVKGGRAGADKAPMLASEP, translated from the coding sequence ATGACTTTGAGCCAGGACGAAGTTCGTCGCTATTCTCGCCATCTGTTGCTGCGGGACGTCGGCGGTCCCGGCCAGCAGAAGCTGAAGGCGGCGAGAGTGCTGTGCGTCGGCGCCGGCGGGCTCGGTTCTCCCATCATCGAATATCTTGCCGCTGCGGGCGTCGGAACGCTCGGGCTCGTCGACGACGACGTGGTGTCGCTGTCCAATCTGCAGCGGCAAGTCGTTCACTCCACCGCCAACGTCGGCAAGCCGAAGGTGGAGAGCGCAGCCGAGCGCATCGCCGCGCTGAACCCGCATGTGACGACGGAGCTCTTTCCGGTTCGCCTCGATGGCGACAATGTCGCCGGCATCGTCGAGCGTTTCGACGTCGTCGTCGACGGAACGGACAACTTCCAGACACGCTTCCTGGTGGCGGATGCGGCCTATGCGCTCCAGAAGCCGCTGGTGACCGCGGCCGTTCAGGAGTTCTATGGGTCGGTGACGACCCTCCAGCCCTATCTGTCTGGCGACGACGGCCGCCCCCTGCCGAGTTGGCGTTGCCTGATGCCGCACGAACCGCAAGGCGACGTGCCGACATGCGCCCAGGTGGGCATTCTCGGCGCCGTGGTCGGCGTGCTCGGCACGCTTGCGGCCTGCGAGGTGCTGAAGCTCATCACCGGCGTCGGCACGCCGCTGATCGGCAGGCTGCTGATGGTCGACATCCGGGACATGCGTGTCGACAGCATCGGCTACAAGCGCCGTCCCGACACGGTGCCGCCAACCGTGAAGGGCGGACGGGCGGGCGCCGACAAGGCCCCGATGTTGGCTTCAGAGCCCTGA